A stretch of DNA from Mycobacterium senriense:
TTGACGAGGCCAACTCGCCGGTATCCGAGATGACCCATCACGTGTTCCACGTCGCCAATGCGGAGGCCAAGAAGGAAGTCGTGCACCGGCTTGCATCCGGCACTGGCCGCCGAATTCTGTTCATGCGCACCAAGCATCAGGCACGCAAACTCGCCAAACAGCTCACCGAGTCGGGAGTCCCGTCGGTCGACTTGCACGGCAACCTGTCTCAACCCGCTCGCGAGCGCAACCTGGCGATGTTCTCCTCGGGCGGGGCCCGGGTGCTGGTGGCCACCGACATCGCCGCGCGTGGCGTGCACGTCGACGAGGTCGAACTGGTCGTACACATCGACCCGCCCGCCGAACACAAGTCCTATCTGCACCGCTCGGGACGCACCGCGCGGGCGGGTAGCGCCGGTGACGTCGTCACGGTAGTCCTGCCCGAGCAGCGGCACGACACCCAGGCCTTGATGCGCAAGGCCGGTATCAAGGTCGCTCCGCAGCAGGTGACCGCGACGTCGGAGGCGGTGCAAGCCCTCGTCGGTGAGACCGCGCCCTACCAGGCGCCCGCTCCCACCAAGGCTCCCGCGCAGCCGCCTCGGCAGCACCGAGCGAACACCGGCGGGCAACGGCGCCGTCGAAACGGCAGCCGGTCACCGAACAGCAATTCCGCCCCCACCGAGTCAGTGGTATCTCATCGTGCGGCAACGCCCACGCGACGGCTGGATCGCCGCCGCTCGAGCCGTGCGCAGGGAAGCACTCGATAGTCAACGCTCAGCGCCGGGCCAGTAGCCACGCCTGACCGTCGCCTTCGTCGGCGCCGAGCAGGTCCAGGCCGGCGAAGGCCGCGGGCAGCTCGCCGGCCGCGGCGCGGAAGGGGCCGGGGGTCGCACCGACCTCGCTCAGCGCCGCGATCGCCAGCAGCCCGCCCGGCGCAAGCCGTTCGATGATCGCCCGGTCGAGGCGGGGGGCGCGGAACTTGCAGCACAGGATGACGTCGACCGGGACCCCCGCCGGCAGACCGCCGTCGAAATCGACGACGTCGAAGCGACAGCGGTTGCCCACCGCGGCGCGCTGGGCCAGCTCGCGCGCGTGGCTGATCGCCACCGGGGAGACGTCCAGCCCCACCACTTGCAGGCCGCGGGAGGCCAGCCAGACCGAGCCGGTCCCCTGGCCGCAGGCGAGGTCGAGGGCCCTGCCGGCGGTGGGAAACAGATCCGTGTGTCCCGCGAAAACGGCGGGCGGCGCAACCGAACTCAGCAGTGGCGGCCCCTTCGCCGCGTACCGTTCGTCCCAGCGATGCCGGTCCGCTTCGCCCATACGCGCCACTCTAGAACGGCGTGCGCGGATGACAGTCAGTCCCGTTTTAGACAGCTGTCCGTAAAACGGCGCCCGTGTCGCGCAAGCAAGCGAGCCCACCGGGATGGATGCTGTTGTTGGCGACAGGTCCCGTTTCTACACTGGACGGGTGTCTAGAGATGCGTCGTCCCCAGTCGTCGCCGGGAAGGCGACGGGTGCCGGCGCTGCCCGGCGGTCGGATCGCCGCCCTGGGCAGACCATTCGCAAGGTCCTCGATGCCGGGCTGGCGGAGCTGCGGGAATCCTCGTACGCGAACCTGACGATGCGCGCGGTGGCGACCCGCGCCGGGGTGTCGACGGCCAGCGCCTACACCTACTTTCCCTCGAAGAGCGCGCTGGTCGCGGCGGTGTACCTGCGCTTCCTGCGCGACCTGCCGCTGCATACCGACGTCAACGACACGACGAAGACCCGGGTCAGCGCCACCCTGCGGGACATGGCGGTCGTGGTCGCCGATGAGCCGGAGCTGACCGCCGCCTGCGGCGCCGCCCTGATGGCCGACGATCCGGCGGTCGCGCCGCTTCGGGAGCAGATCGGCGAAGAAGTGTCCAAACGGATCGGGGCCGCGCTCGGTCCGGGCTGGCCCCGAGCCGTGAAATCCACGCTGCAGATGACCTTTTCCGGCGCGCTGATGACCGCCCGGTTCGTCAGCTTCGCCGAGATCTCCGGACAGCTCGACGAGGCCGTCAACCTCATCCTGGGCGCATCGGTCGCGTGAAATTCGCTGTGTCTAAAGGCGATAGGAGCGGCTAGCCCGTGTGGGCCAGCTTTCGTGCCGAGCCGCCGGCCCGGAGGAATTCACCGAGGCGCTGCTCACCCAGCTCAGGCGAGGGCTCGCCCGCGCCGAAGGCGAGTTTCCCGGACACCAGGACCGCGGTGACCGTCTCGTCGTTGCGGTTCACCATCCGCGACAGCCCGCCGTAGGACTCGACCGGATGCTCGGCGTACCGCTCGAGTGACTCGTCGAGCTTGTCCGGATTGATGATGACGATGTCGGCGCGGTCGCCTTCACGCAGCGTGCCGGCATCGAGCTCGTACCACGCACCGAGTTCACCGGTGAGCCGGTGCACTGCGTGCTCCATCGACATGAACGGCCTACCCTGCTTCTCGGCGTCGCGCACGTGGCGCAGCAGGCGCAGGCCCGAGTTGTAGAACGCCATGTTGCGCAGGTGCGCGCCCGCGTCCGAGAATCCCATCTGAACGCCTGCGCTTTGCGCGAGCTTCTTGAGCAATTCGGGCCGGTGGTTGGAGATCGTGGTGCGCCAGCGGAGCTTTTCGCCGTGCTCGAGCACCAGGTCGAGGAACGCGTCGACCGGATGCAGGCCGCCGCGGTCCAGACCCACCTGTCCGAAGGACTTACCGACCACCGATTCGTCGGGGCACGCCACGATCTCGGCGTCGAAGAAGTCGCGGTGCCACACCCGGGGTCCGTACTTCTGGTCGTAGTCCTTACGGAACTGACGCCGGTAGTCCTCGTCGCGCATCAGCTCGTTGCGGGTGATCTCGTCCTGCAGGTGCAGCGCCGCGGCGCCGGAGCCGAACTCTTCGAAGATCACCAGCGAGATCCCGTCGGCGTAGACCTCGAACGGCACGGGCAGGTGCTGCCAGCGGAATTCCGCACCCAGCGCGTTGACCATCCGGGCGAGCCAGTCCATCAGATAGATGACCGGGGGCAGGGACTTGACGTCGGCGGCCGACAGCAGGCTGGTCTTCAACCGCCGACGCCCGACCCCGAGCGACGTGGCCAGCTGGGACACGACCGACAGCGGGTTCTTGATGTCGGGGCCCGACTGCAGGATTTTGTTGCGCCGCCGCAGGATCGCGTTCAGGCGCCGGAGTTCACGCGGCTTCGCATAGGTCGACGGCAGGGTCCGCGACCGGCAGACCTCACCGTCGAGTTTGTCGAACATCAGTTGCTGCGAGGACAGCCCGACGAAGCCTTCGTCGAGAGCCTCCTCGAGCATCGACTCCATCCGCGCGAGTTCGGCGGCCGACGGGCGAGTGTCCTTGCGGGTCGCCCTGTCCAGGCCCATCGTCGCGGCTCGCATGTCGGAGTGGCCGATGAACGCCGCGATGTTGGGACCCAGGTTCAGCTGCTCGAGCGAGGCCACATATTCCTTGGGGCTGTTCCACGACCGGATTTCGTTGAGCTGTTCGATGACGTAGCGCCGCGGAATGGCCTCGACGCGGCCGAAGATGTCGCCCGCGTCGACGTTGTCCAGGTACACGGTGGACAGCGAGCAGGAGCCCAGCATCACCGTCGTCACGCCGTGCCGCAGCGATTCGGAAAGCGCAGGCTCACAAAGTGTTTCGATGTCGTAGTGGGTGTGGATGTCGATGATGCCGGGAATCACCCACTGGCCCGTCGCATCGATGACCCGGGCTCCGGTCGTGTCGAGTGGCCCCTTGGCGACGGTCACGACGCGGCCGTCCCGTACGCCGATGTCCCGCAGCGCCGACGGCCCGCCTGTCCCGTCGAACCAGCGGCCGTTGGTGATCACGGTGTCGTACTGCATCGGTCGGCCTCTCTGTCGCGCCGGAGCCCTCCGGATCCGCAGTGATCATACATAATGCGCATATTGTCCTGCCGCGCCACCAGTGCACGACTCAGCGGTTGGCCAGCAACGATGGCGTCGCAACAGACGTTATGATCCAGCTGTGGGGTTCACCGGCCGCGGGTTTGCCGACCGTTAATCATGCGCAGTCACGGTTGGGCAGGAAACACGCCGGCGTCCGATGCCGAGGCGATCGAGCGCATCCTCGACGCCGCCGACAAGATCATCGACGAACGTGGGTCGGCGATGCGGATCGCCGACGTGGCGCGGGCACTGGGGGTGACCCGGCAGACCGTCTACCGATACTTCCCCGGGACGCAGGCCCTGTTGGTGGCGTCCGCGATGCGGTCGGCCGACGGCTTCCTCGATCGCATGGCGGCCCACCTGGAGGGCGTCACCGACCCGGTGGTGGCCATCACCGAGGGAATGGCTTTTGCCGTCGAGGAGCTGGCCGCGGACAACCAGGTCGAGTTCGTGCTCAGCCGGCGCCACCGCGGCGCCCAGAAGGTTTCGATCATCTCCGATACCGCCCTGGCTTTTGGTCGTTCGATGCTCCATCGCTACGACGTCGACTGGGAGCACCACGGTTTCGATGAAGCCGGCCTGGACGAGCTGAACGAATTCTCGCTGCGTGTTCTCCATTCCTTCCTGACCGACCCGGGACGGCCGCCGCGCAGCGGCGCCGATCTCCGGCGCTACCTCACCCGCTGGATCGGGCCGGCGATCGCCTACCCGCAGATGGTCCGGGCCATGGATGCACTGGGTGCCGCGGAGCCACCGCGACCGCGACGGCGCTCGTCGAAAGCCTCCTGACCGGCCGGGCGGGAGCGGCGAACCATGGCCATACGTATTCGCCATTGTGTCCCGCTGCTCGACCGCCTCCCGCCTGAACACGTCTACAGGCGCCGAACAGGAGGTCTCCGTCACATCTGCGGCGATGGCCGACCGCTCAGCGCGCGCTTCCGGGCGTGTTGTGGCAGGATCGCGCTGTGCAGGCACATCCCCTCGCTGTGTTGACTTGTGCTGTGCTGTCGCCGATTTGGACTCTGCTCATCGGCCCGGTCACGGCGGCGTCCGCGGATCCGTGCCCCGACGTCGAGGTCGTGTTCGCCCGGGGCACCACCGAGCCGCCCGGCGTCGGCCGCATCGGCCAGAACTTCGTCGACACCTTGCGCTCACACGTCGGCGGTAAGTCGGTCGGCGTGTACCCGGTCAACTATCCGGCCACCACCGACTTCCCCACCGCCGCCGACGGCATCAGCGACGCCGGCAGCCACGTCGAACAGATGGCGACGAATTGCCCCCGCACCAAGACGGTGCTGGGTGGCTACTCGCAGGGCGCCGCGGTGATGGGCTTTGTGACCGAAAGCGCTGTGCCGGACGGCGTGCACCTGGTGCGGGCGCTCCAGCCGATGCCGGCCGAAGTGGCCAGCCACGTGGCCGCGGTGACGCTGTTCGGCAAGCCGTCGAGTCAGTTCATGAGCATCATCAACCAGCCGCCGGTCGACATCGGGCCGCTGTATTCGGCGAAAACGCTCGAGTTGTGTGTCCCCGGCGACCCGGTCTGCTCCGGGGCGGGCAACCCCGCCGCGCACCGCCAGTACGTCGAGGCCGGGATGGTGGACCAGGCGGCCGATTTCGCCGCCAACCGGCTCTCGTAAGACTCGCTCTCGTCAGGCGCCGGAGGCGCGCCCGTCATTCGCCCTTCCATCGATCATGTTGTGCACGTCGTGCACCGACCACGGCCCGGCCTGATGGTGGTCACGGTAGCCCAGCACCCGCGGGGCCTGACGGTCGAAGCTGCCGACGAAACCGCCTGCTGCAACTAGGATCTGGCCCGTCACGTCACGCGACAAATCGCCGGCGAGATAAGCGTAGACCGGTGCGACGAACTCGGGTGGAGCGCTGTCGAGCGATGCCCGCATGGTCATCTCGTCGAGCAGCCCACGGCGGTGCAGATCTTCAATGTGTCGCTCGTATGCGGCTCCGGTCGACAGCCGCGTCCTGGCGCCGGGACAGACCACGTTGGCCCGCACGCCGTAGGGCTTCAGTTCGGCGGCGATGGCCATCGTCAGGCCGTTGACGGCGCCCTTGCCGGCCGGATATCCCGTCCCGCCGTAGTCACCCAGATACGCCACCGAACCGGTGTTGACGATGGCTCCGTGCCCCTGCTCGGCCAGCACCGGGGCGGCCACCCGGCAGGTGTGGAAGGCCGTGCCGAGGTGGCCACTGATCAGCCGATCGAACTCGTCCGGGGTGATTGTCAGGATCGACGAGCCGGGGGGCTCGGCGATGCCGGCGCAATTGATCAGGGTGTCTAGTCGTCCGAACGCGCTGAGGCATTCGTCGACGAGAGAGCGCGCGACGGTCTCGTTGTCAGCGGCTCCGACCACCGCGGCGGCTTGCCCGCCCGACGCCGTGATCGCCGCGACCGTTTCCTCGACGGCGTGTTCGTCACGCCCGTTGACGACCACACCGGCGCCCAGGCTGCCCAGCAGCTCAGCGACCGCTCGTCCGATGCCGCGACTTCCGCCCGACACCACCAGACCGCGGCCATCCAGCGCAGCCTCGGTGCCGCTCATCGCCCGCTCCCGCGGGTGCCCCGCCGGCCATCACGTAATGCGTTGCGCGCGAAGTTCTCTCGCAGTTGAACGGCGCCCGGGCGGCCGATCGGTGTCACGAACATTAGGCGAACAGTACCCAGCCGAATCAGAAATGAGAACGGAAGCCGAGCTTTCCCGGCCGCAACCGCGCTGGATGCGGTCAGCAACCCTGCCCGCTTCGACGTTCGGAAGAGTTGGCGCCGGCGTCCTGCTGCGTAATCACCCTGCGGTCGACTTCGATGCCGGCGACGGTGCACCCGATAGCAATCGCCTCGGCGGTCTCCCTGGGTGGCAACGGTAAATAACGCAACACCGCTCAGAAGTAGCATCGACTCGGAGTAATTCGTTTGCCAGCAGCACCGGGGCTCCTCGTCGGCAGAGCGGCCGGCGTCGCCAACGTCGCAGTTAGCAGAGCATAAGGGCAATTGTGGGGAGGCCGTCAGCTCCGCGCCGATGGTTTGCGGAGGCCCAGGTGGTACACCCTGGAAACTGTTCAAAATTTATCTGGACCCGCTACCCCGAGCGATCGCCCGGTGAGGCGAAGGGGCGTATAGTCGCTATGGACGCGTCGCCGTTTAGCTAAAAGCGGTCCGGTCAGCCGCACGGCTACCGAGCTTGGTATGGCTCCGGCGAACCAGCCCCAGTCATCTCCGCGCTTGTTTCGTGCGCTGGGTAACGACCGTCCAGCGGATTGAGATGCAGTGGGGGCGAGATGTGCGCAGATCTGCAACCTCCCATTGCACACGACTCAAGGAGAGTCAGCATGCAAACTTGTTTTCGCGCAACCGTTTACATGATTTTTCGAGTGAACGCGGGGTGCGCCGGCCGATGACCAATGTAATTTCCGCAACTCGTCCCGCGCCACCGCGTACCACCAGGACCGACGATTCATACGACGATGTCGTCGACATGTTTGTGGCGCTACACCAGTTGCCCGCCGAATCGCACGAGTTCGCCCACCAGCGCGAACGCATCGTTTCTCGATGCCTGCCGCTGGCGGACCACGTGGCCAGCCACTTCGCCCGCCGCGGCGAAGGTCTCGAGGATCTGATCCAGGTCGCGCGGCTGGGGCTGATGAACGCCGTCAACCGATTCGACCCCACGAAGGGCCCCAGCTTCATCGGGTTCGCGGTGCCCACCATGATGGGCGAGGTCCGGCGTTACTTCCGCGACTACAGCTGGGGAATGCGCGTCCCACGGCGGTTGCGCGAGCTGCACGTTCAGATCAGCAGGACGACCGCGGACCTGTCCCAACAGCTCGGGCGCGCGCCCACCGCGGGCGAGCTCTCTCGGGTACTCGAGGTGCCCCACGAGGAGATCGTCGAATGCCTCGTCGCGGGCGACGCCTATCGGCTCGACTCCCTGGATGCACCGCTGGGCGCCGACAGTTCGGGAACGCCGCGCTCGGTGGCCGACTCGGTCGGTGACATCGATCCACAGATCGAGCACATCACCAACCGGGAAGCGCTGCGGGTGCTGGTTGCCACCCTCCCGCAGCGTGAACGTGAGGTGCTGCGCATGCGGTTCTTCGAAGCCATGACGCAAAGCCAGATCGCGGAGCGGATCGGCGTGTCACAGATGCAGGTGTCCCGCATCCTGGCAAACACGCTGAGCAGCCTGCGCGATCAACTCGAATAGCAGGCCAGTTCCCCCAGGACGCTGCGCGGCATACCCTGCCGCGCAGCCCTGTACTGTGCGATCCGAAGGACAACCCGACTGTCGCCAGGAAGACCTGGAAGGGAGCTGGATGCGATGAGGATGTCACGATCGGTGATCGCGGGTGTCGCAGCGACTACGGCACTGGCGGTATCGGTGGCCGGCTGTGGGAGCAACAAGCCGCAGCCGTCGCCGTCGAAGTCCGGATCGGCCACCTCGGCAACCTCGGCCCCCGGCAGCCCCAGCTCGGCACCGGCGTCATCAGCACCGGCCCAGCCCAACGAGTACGCCAAGCTGCTCATCCAGCCGAGTGACATCAACGCCCCGGTCCCCTTCACCGCCGCGCCCCCGACCGGCAACCCCAACGGCCAGCCGGGCGTGGCGACCACCTTCAAGGACGACGACGGTAGCCACGCGATCAAGGTGACCATCCAGGTCTACGACGACCCCGACTCCGCCACGAACGCGTTGGACGCCGCGAAGGGCCAACAGGGCGGCCTGATCAAGGATCCCTCCACGCAGCCGTCGAACATCGGTAGCGGCGGAACGATGTTGATGGGCAACACCCCGGACCGCAGCAAGGGTGTGGTGATCCTGCTCTTCACCGAGGGTAAGGCGTTTGCCACGCTGGAATTCGACGGCCCGACCGACACGCTGGCCCCGCCGGACTTCGTCAACGACGTCGGCCAGAAGCAGGACGCCGCGATCAAGAAAGGGCTCGGCAGCTAGTCGCTGCGCCTCTACCACCGGGGGACGCTATGAACGTCATCAACGGCATGCCGGCGCACGCGCTGCTGCTGCATTTCATATTGGTGCTGGTGCCGCTCACCGCCCTGCTGGAAATCGTCTGCGGGTTGTGGCCGGCGGCGCGGCGCGGGCAGCTGATGTGGCTCACGCTGGCGCTGGCCGTGGTCACCATGGTGTTGACGCCCATCACCATCAACGCCGGCGGATGGCTCTACGGCCTGAGAACGAATCCGACCCCGATCCTGCGCGAACACGCCGAGCGGGGCAGCCTGATGGCCTACTTCTCCGCCGCACTGCTGGTGGCCGCCGTCGTGCTGGTCGTCGTGCGCATGACAGAAGGCCGATCCGACAAGGGCCGCGTCGCTACCCGGATATTCGTCGCGATTCTGGTGCTGGCGGTCGGGATCGCGTCGATGGTCCAGATCTACCGCGTGGGCGACGCCGGTGCGCAGTCGGTCTGGGGCACCGAGATCGCGCGCCTGACTAAAAACCACCCGGAATGACGGCGCCCCTCGCGGCGGAGCCCCGTCGGCACGGGCCGGCGCGACGCCGGTCTGCTGCCGGCCGAGAAACTCAGGGGGCGGGCGTGAGCAGAAACAGCCGGAACCGGCGCGCGCCGGCGCGTTCCTGGGCGAGGCGATAATTCGGCCAGCACGCCAGCGCCTGGGCCCACGCATCGGCGCGCTCCTCGCCGCCGAGCAGTCGCACCGCCGCCACGAACCGGTGGCCCCGACGGCGCACGGTGACCCGTTGCGCCGCTTTCAGATTCGCCGACCAGGACGGGTGGCGCACGCGCCCCCAGTTTGATCCGACCAACAGCAGGCCGTCGCGAAAGGGTACGTACTGCACGGTCGCGCTGCGGGCGAGACCGGTCTTGCGACCCGAGATGGTGATCCGCACGTTGGGCAGGCCGGCCAGATCCAACGCGCCGAGCCGTCCACCGGTCAGGAACCGAAGCACGGATTCGAGCCCCTCCACGATTTGGTGACCGTTCAGGACCAGCACGCGGTAGGCCGTCGGGTTGCGCGCCAGCCGCTGCAGCGGATTCATGGGCACGACTGTAGGCGCTGGGCGCCTGGCCAGGGCGTCACGGCGATGAAATGCCGCTGACGAACCGAGGTTTCGTTAAGCACCGGAGCGCGACGCACCGGAATAAATAAATTGCTTGATTTAACCCGGCGCTAGGTGTTCACTGAGGCGATGACTGCCGAACGGGCCGCTCGCTCCGACAGGTCGACGGGCACCCGCGAGGCGATCTTGTCGGCCGCCGAAGTGCTTTTTGCCGAACGCGGCATGTACGCCGTGTCCAACCGGCAGATCAGCGAGGCGGCCGGCCAGGGCAACAACGCCGCGGCGTGTTACCACTTCGGCACCAGGGTCGACCTGCTTCGGGCGATCGAAAGCAAGCATCGCGAGCCGATCGAGGAGCTGCGCGCCCAGATGCTGGCCGCCATTGGCGATTCGACCGAGCTACGCGACTGGGTCGGCGCCCTGGTGCGCCCGTTGACCGATCACCTGTCCGCGCTGGGCACCCCGACCTGGTACGCCCGATTCGC
This window harbors:
- a CDS encoding DEAD/DEAH box helicase, whose product is MTTDKTFADLGVRKQMIDALAKRGITHPFPIQVETLPDTLAGRDVLGRGKTGSGKTLAFSIPLVSRLSEKKRNPSRPSGLVLAPTRELATQITATLEPLAAACGLRITTIFGGVSQSRQVTALKSGVDIVVACPGRLEDLMKQRLISLEAVEITVIDEADHMADLGFLPGVTRILAATPNGGQRLLFSATLDNGVDKLVKRFLRDEVLHSVDEANSPVSEMTHHVFHVANAEAKKEVVHRLASGTGRRILFMRTKHQARKLAKQLTESGVPSVDLHGNLSQPARERNLAMFSSGGARVLVATDIAARGVHVDEVELVVHIDPPAEHKSYLHRSGRTARAGSAGDVVTVVLPEQRHDTQALMRKAGIKVAPQQVTATSEAVQALVGETAPYQAPAPTKAPAQPPRQHRANTGGQRRRRNGSRSPNSNSAPTESVVSHRAATPTRRLDRRRSSRAQGSTR
- a CDS encoding class I SAM-dependent methyltransferase, which gives rise to MGEADRHRWDERYAAKGPPLLSSVAPPAVFAGHTDLFPTAGRALDLACGQGTGSVWLASRGLQVVGLDVSPVAISHARELAQRAAVGNRCRFDVVDFDGGLPAGVPVDVILCCKFRAPRLDRAIIERLAPGGLLAIAALSEVGATPGPFRAAAGELPAAFAGLDLLGADEGDGQAWLLARR
- a CDS encoding TetR/AcrR family transcriptional regulator, which produces MDAVVGDRSRFYTGRVSRDASSPVVAGKATGAGAARRSDRRPGQTIRKVLDAGLAELRESSYANLTMRAVATRAGVSTASAYTYFPSKSALVAAVYLRFLRDLPLHTDVNDTTKTRVSATLRDMAVVVADEPELTAACGAALMADDPAVAPLREQIGEEVSKRIGAALGPGWPRAVKSTLQMTFSGALMTARFVSFAEISGQLDEAVNLILGASVA
- a CDS encoding N-acyl-D-amino-acid deacylase family protein, whose amino-acid sequence is MQYDTVITNGRWFDGTGGPSALRDIGVRDGRVVTVAKGPLDTTGARVIDATGQWVIPGIIDIHTHYDIETLCEPALSESLRHGVTTVMLGSCSLSTVYLDNVDAGDIFGRVEAIPRRYVIEQLNEIRSWNSPKEYVASLEQLNLGPNIAAFIGHSDMRAATMGLDRATRKDTRPSAAELARMESMLEEALDEGFVGLSSQQLMFDKLDGEVCRSRTLPSTYAKPRELRRLNAILRRRNKILQSGPDIKNPLSVVSQLATSLGVGRRRLKTSLLSAADVKSLPPVIYLMDWLARMVNALGAEFRWQHLPVPFEVYADGISLVIFEEFGSGAAALHLQDEITRNELMRDEDYRRQFRKDYDQKYGPRVWHRDFFDAEIVACPDESVVGKSFGQVGLDRGGLHPVDAFLDLVLEHGEKLRWRTTISNHRPELLKKLAQSAGVQMGFSDAGAHLRNMAFYNSGLRLLRHVRDAEKQGRPFMSMEHAVHRLTGELGAWYELDAGTLREGDRADIVIINPDKLDESLERYAEHPVESYGGLSRMVNRNDETVTAVLVSGKLAFGAGEPSPELGEQRLGEFLRAGGSARKLAHTG
- a CDS encoding TetR/AcrR family transcriptional regulator; the protein is MRSHGWAGNTPASDAEAIERILDAADKIIDERGSAMRIADVARALGVTRQTVYRYFPGTQALLVASAMRSADGFLDRMAAHLEGVTDPVVAITEGMAFAVEELAADNQVEFVLSRRHRGAQKVSIISDTALAFGRSMLHRYDVDWEHHGFDEAGLDELNEFSLRVLHSFLTDPGRPPRSGADLRRYLTRWIGPAIAYPQMVRAMDALGAAEPPRPRRRSSKAS
- a CDS encoding cutinase family protein → MLSPIWTLLIGPVTAASADPCPDVEVVFARGTTEPPGVGRIGQNFVDTLRSHVGGKSVGVYPVNYPATTDFPTAADGISDAGSHVEQMATNCPRTKTVLGGYSQGAAVMGFVTESAVPDGVHLVRALQPMPAEVASHVAAVTLFGKPSSQFMSIINQPPVDIGPLYSAKTLELCVPGDPVCSGAGNPAAHRQYVEAGMVDQAADFAANRLS
- a CDS encoding SDR family NAD(P)-dependent oxidoreductase, with translation MSGTEAALDGRGLVVSGGSRGIGRAVAELLGSLGAGVVVNGRDEHAVEETVAAITASGGQAAAVVGAADNETVARSLVDECLSAFGRLDTLINCAGIAEPPGSSILTITPDEFDRLISGHLGTAFHTCRVAAPVLAEQGHGAIVNTGSVAYLGDYGGTGYPAGKGAVNGLTMAIAAELKPYGVRANVVCPGARTRLSTGAAYERHIEDLHRRGLLDEMTMRASLDSAPPEFVAPVYAYLAGDLSRDVTGQILVAAGGFVGSFDRQAPRVLGYRDHHQAGPWSVHDVHNMIDGRANDGRASGA
- a CDS encoding SigB/SigF/SigG family RNA polymerase sigma factor produces the protein MTNVISATRPAPPRTTRTDDSYDDVVDMFVALHQLPAESHEFAHQRERIVSRCLPLADHVASHFARRGEGLEDLIQVARLGLMNAVNRFDPTKGPSFIGFAVPTMMGEVRRYFRDYSWGMRVPRRLRELHVQISRTTADLSQQLGRAPTAGELSRVLEVPHEEIVECLVAGDAYRLDSLDAPLGADSSGTPRSVADSVGDIDPQIEHITNREALRVLVATLPQREREVLRMRFFEAMTQSQIAERIGVSQMQVSRILANTLSSLRDQLE
- a CDS encoding DUF2231 domain-containing protein, producing MNVINGMPAHALLLHFILVLVPLTALLEIVCGLWPAARRGQLMWLTLALAVVTMVLTPITINAGGWLYGLRTNPTPILREHAERGSLMAYFSAALLVAAVVLVVVRMTEGRSDKGRVATRIFVAILVLAVGIASMVQIYRVGDAGAQSVWGTEIARLTKNHPE
- a CDS encoding nitroreductase family deazaflavin-dependent oxidoreductase, which encodes MNPLQRLARNPTAYRVLVLNGHQIVEGLESVLRFLTGGRLGALDLAGLPNVRITISGRKTGLARSATVQYVPFRDGLLLVGSNWGRVRHPSWSANLKAAQRVTVRRRGHRFVAAVRLLGGEERADAWAQALACWPNYRLAQERAGARRFRLFLLTPAP
- a CDS encoding TetR family transcriptional regulator; the protein is MFTEAMTAERAARSDRSTGTREAILSAAEVLFAERGMYAVSNRQISEAAGQGNNAAACYHFGTRVDLLRAIESKHREPIEELRAQMLAAIGDSTELRDWVGALVRPLTDHLSALGTPTWYARFAAQAMADPTYHHVVTKDALASPLLVQTLDGINRCLPELPKRVRSERMVMVRNLLMHTCAEHEGALAEHGPRSRSAWPVAGEGLIDAIVGLWRAPVHVGAAGGQPTQTTAQADNRGAR